One region of Purpureocillium takamizusanense chromosome 4, complete sequence genomic DNA includes:
- the RPL4B gene encoding 60S ribosomal protein L4B (COG:J~EggNog:ENOG503NUB4~BUSCO:EOG0926354S): MASRPTVSIIGKDGAPTGATHAIPAVFTSPIRPDIVQEVHKGMAKNKRQPYAVSEKAGHQTSAESWGTGRAVARIPRVSGGGTHRAGQAAFGNMCRSGRMFAPTKIWRKWHIKVNQGQKRYATCSALAASAAAPLLMARGHQVSNIPEVPLVVDSALFEAGAMGRTAASLGLLKAVGAGDDLAKVKGSKKLRAGKGKLRGRRHRQRRGPLVVYAPEADGKELVKGFRNIPGVETCPVTALNLLQLAPGGHLGRFVIWTSAAFKALDDIYGSTTEASAHKRDFLLPSNVVSQADLTRLINSSEIQSSLNAPKGEAITRRGAVQKKNPLRNKQVMLRLNPYASVFAKESQKKQQQ, translated from the exons ATGGCTTCGCGACCTACCGTCTCCATCATCGGCAAAGATGGTGCTCCTACGGGGGCTACACACGCCATccccgccgtcttcaccaGCCCTATCCGCCCGGACATCGTCCAGGAGGTTCACAAGGGCATGGCCAAGAACAAGCGCCAGCCGTACGCCGTGAGCGAGAAGGCCGGTCACCAGACCTCTGCTGAGTCCTGGGGAACTG GTCGCGCTGTCGCCCGTATCCCCCGTGTCTCTGGTGGTGGTACTCACCGTGCCGGTCAGGCCGCCTTCGGTAACATGTGCCGCTCCGGCCGCATGTTCGCCCCTACCAAGATCTGGCGCAAGTGGCACATCAAGGTCAACCAGGGCCAGAA GCGCTACGCTACCTGCTCCGCCCTggctgcctccgccgccgcccctctccTGATGGCCCGCGGCCACCAGGTCTCCAACATCCCCGAGGTTCCCCTCGTCGTTGACTCCGCCCTCTTCGAGGCTGGCGCCATGGGCCGCACCGCCGCTTCCCTCGGCCTCCTCAAGGCCGTCGGTGCTGGTGACGACctcgccaaggtcaagggcTCCAAGAAGctccgcgccggcaagggcaagctccgtggccgccgccaccgccagcgccgcggtCCCCTGGTCGTCTACGCCCCCGAGGCTGACGGCAAGGAGCTCGTCAAGGGCTTCCGCAACATCCCCGGCGTCGAGACCTGCCCCGTCACCGCCCTGAACctgctccagctcgcccccggtggccacctcggccgcttCGTCATCTggacctcggccgccttcaaggccctcgacgacatctATGGCTCCACCACCGAGGCCTCCGCCCACAAGCGCGACTTCCTGCTGCCGTCCAACGTCGTCTCCCAGGCCGACCTGACCCGCCTCATCAACAGCTCCGAAATCCAGAGCTCCCTCAACGCCCCCAAGGGCGAGGCCATtacccgccgcggcgccgtccagaAGAAGAACCCTCTGCGCAACAAGCAGGTCATGCTGCGCCTGAACCCCTACGCCTCCGTGTTCGCCAAGGAGTcgcagaagaagcagcagcagtaa
- a CDS encoding uncharacterized protein (EggNog:ENOG503Q4NE): MSESLNIGNLLQTGYFTSSRAKSTAPPSPRTEAVPFPSPGLAREDHIPRSISSAPRSRHSYPPAPSVEDEADSLAREHGVSSARESLDEEPQSRGDIDQNPIIMEVHEYNPERRFVILNDPPKASGVGSEARTAPSRAPKSPVPEVNGSSHTQPVQRQDSGLRKGHIRTNSERPVSERRRSRQDLPPIETDLRADRPPEHHRSKSSASASRPDYFSPRQTRPYGDQLLSPDIVSSGASGREKTYRGLGQSSSSSGRSFSRQSYHEGSARRRDDKPYYNSGRDTSSARRSETSFENRKPSRRQSNDWVSDSRYRKETSSSRGDRRDTSQSYSRGESSKSQRSPILPREQSRSGDGNGKDAQASYTPKKPVIIQQDRPPVATRSERNGDEGDRIRPPSRTGTFPLPSPSQAAFATAAAGATAVAMTPRGSATFPLPGSERSRPSEAKLPLPYPDDDLAFHGLGIDNRDIAPDHRAAPVPLPVVSMPEPSPVIMDRPVDPFNMAGPVTTPKESAWQPPAFDPVKDGLRAENGKRMGSYRRFSESKEHEESGGLPECPRTKPVAGLVDWLTLPRTNFNICPTCYETVFASSEFRTQFQPMLRPMSDAIACDFGSSAWYRIAWLLTLKHKTPDLRLLHQVANVMNSTRNETCPGNRKATRTWLTVIDPSTKHPVPEFSTCYECARTVEVLLPNLTGLFVPLEPRSEPSRDLCALHFMPKREDFVLYFDALETTSDKAFVEDKAPDVARLAKELQQLTIGGDCREDSPVVDGYWHMMQFLPQLTVCSACFIDAVQPKIDEGSSLAQNFYMKPQKLPSATCQLYSKRMREVFAKACRRKDLAYLKDRVLERRDVEAEIYEKLLKLEKSRRNDAWTEEQVEKLVKEWRRWE, from the exons ATGAGCGAGTCGCTCAACATTGGAAACCTCCTGCAGACGGGGTATTTCACCTCCTCGCGGGCCAAGAGCACAGCCCC GCCCTCGCCAAGGACCGAGGCAGTACCGTTCCCCTCACCTGGCCTTGCCAGAGAGGACCACATTCCCCGGTCAATCAGCTCTGCTCCCCGCTCGAGACACTCCTATCCGCCGGCCCCGAGCGTAGAAGATGAGGCCGACTCATTGGCTCGAGAGCATGGAGTGTCAAGTGCCAGGGAGTCCCTTGACGAGGAGCCGCAGTCACGAGGGGACATCGACCAAAATCCCATCATCATGGAAGTGCACGAGTACAACCCTGAACGACGCTTTGTGATTCTCAACGACCCTCCAAAAGCTTCCGGGGTGGGTTCCGAAGCTAGAACCGCCCCAAGTCGAGCTCCCAAGTCCCCCGTCCCTGAGGTGAACGGTTCCTCACACACTCAGCCCGTTCAACGGCAGGACTCTGGTCTTCGTAAGGGTCACATTAGGACCAACAGCGAGAGGCCCGTTTCCGAACGCCGCAGAAGTAGGCAGGACCTGCCGCCCATTGAGACGGATCTTCGTGCGGACCGACCACCTGAGCATCATCGGAGCAAGTCCTCTGCAAGCGCCAGTCGTCCCGACTACTTTTCCCCCCGCCAGACCCGGCCATACGGCGATCAACTTTTGTCCCCCGATATCGTATCAAGCGGGGCTAGTGGCCGAGAAAAGACATACAGGGGGCTTGGACAATCATCGAGCTCCAGTGGCAGATCGTTCAGTCGCCAAAGCTACCACGAGGGCAGCGCTCGAAGGAGAGATGATAAGCCCTACTATAACAGCGGGCGCGACACGTCATCAGCCAGGCGATCGGAGACGAGCTTCGAGAACAGAAAGCCATCGAGGAGGCAATCGAACGACTGGGTGAGTGATTCGCGATACCGTAAGGAGACCTCATCCAGTCGCGGTGACAGAAGGGATACGTCACAATCCTACAGCCGTGGTGAAAGTAGTAAGTCCCAGAGATCGCCAATCTTGCCCCGGGAACAGAGTCGCTCTGGTGATGGGAACGGTAAAGACGCGCAGGCATCTTATACACCGAAGAAACCCGTCATTATCCAACAGGACCGCCCTCCCGTGGCAACCAGGTCCGAAAGaaacggcgacgagggtgaTAGGATTAGGCCACCGTCCCGAACGGGCACTTTTCCActcccgtcgccgagccAAGCGGCATTCGCCACAGCAGCTGCCGGAGCGACCGCCGTGGCTATGACACCGCGCGGATCTGCCACTTTCCCGCTTCCAGGATCTGAAAGGAGCCGCCCGTCCGAGGCAAAACTGCCATTGCCCTATCCTGACGATGACCTAGCGTTTCACGGCCTTGGCATCGATAACCGAGACATCGCGCCAGACCATAGAGCTGCGCCGGTTCCCCTACCCGTTGTATCGATGCCTGAGCCATCCCCAGTTATAATGGATCGACCTGTCGATCCCTTCAACATGGCAGGGCCTGTGACGACCCCCAAGGAGTCGGCATGGCAGCCGCCTGCTTTTGATCCTGTTAAAGATGGCCTGCGCGCTGAGAACGGCAAACGGATGGGGTCGTATCGTCGGTTTTCCGAGAGCAAGGAGCATGAAGAATCCGGGGGGCTACCCGAGTGTCCGCGGACAAAGCccgtggctgggctggtggaCTGGCTTACCTTGCCGCGGACCAACTTCAACATTTGTCCGACGTGCTACGAGACGGTGTTTGCCAGCTCCGAGTTTCGAACTCAGTTTCAGCCCATGCTGCGACCGATGAGCGATGCGATTGCATGCGATTTTGGGTCATCTGCTTGGTATAGAATCGCCTGGCTTCTGACTTTGAAGCACAAGACTCCCGACTTGCGACTTCTACATCAAGTTGCCAACGTCATGAACTCCACTCGCAACGAGACTTGCCCTGGCAACCGCAAGGCAACACGCACCTGGCTCACCGTTATAGATCCAAGCACAAAGCATCCGGTGCCCGAATTTTCTACCTGTTATGAGTGCGCGAGAACGGTCGAGGTGCTTCTGCCGAACCTCACAGGCCTCTTTGTTCCTCTGGAGCCCAGATCGGAGCCCTCGAGAGACCTTTGCGCTCTGCACTTCATGCCAAAGAGGGAGGACTTTGTGCTGTATTTTGATGCGCTCGAAACGACATCTGACAAGGCCTTCGTGGAAGACAAGGCTCCGGATGTTGCCCGGCTGGCCAaagagctgcagcagctgacCATTGGTGGGGACTGTCGAGAAGACAGCCCTGTGGTTGACGGATACTGGCACATGATGCAGTTTTTGCCGCAGTTGACTGTCTGCAGCGCTTGTTTTATTGACGCGGTTCAGCCCAAAATCGATGAAGGGAGTAGCCTGGCACAAAATTTCTACATGAAGCCGCAGAAAttgccctcggcgacttGCCAGCTGTATTCGAAGCGGATGAGGGAAGTCTTTGCCAAAGCTTGCCGACGAAAGGATCTGGCATACCTCAAGGATCGGGTTCTAGAGAGGCGGGACGTCGAGGCGGAGATTTACGAAAAACTTCTGAAGCTTGAGAAGTCCAGAAGGAACGACGCTTGGACGGAAGAGCAGGTGGAAAAGTTGGTGAAAgaatggcggcgatgggaaTAG
- a CDS encoding uncharacterized protein (TransMembrane:1 (o40-58i)~COG:U~EggNog:ENOG502SFRQ) — translation MSQQTGADKPELNALGKLAVRVAEYGQNATNNISNSFSSLTTQGWIRLIVIVGGYMLLRPHLMKFVTKGAVKKMEEDDARSREKDAAEAEITPNEFRGIKEKLMVQAEEDEGDGTGADWGQKARVRQRQMLKDLLEEEERRRAAENEDADIQEFLED, via the coding sequence ATGTCACAGCAGACAGGCGCCGACAAGCCGGAGCTCAACGCTCTTGGCAAGCTCGCGGTGCGCGTTGCCGAGTACGGGCAAAATGCCACCAACAACATCTCCaacagcttctccagcttgaCGACGCAAGGTTGGATCCGGCTTATTGTCATTGTCGGCGGGTACATGCTCCTGCGGCCACACCTCATGAAGTTTGTCACCAAGGGCGCCGTCaagaagatggaggaggacgacgccagGTCGCGCGAAAAGgatgcggccgaggcggagattACGCCCAACGAATTCCGCGgcatcaaggagaagctcatggttcaggccgaggaggacgagggagaCGGCACGGGTGCCGACTGGGGTCAGAAGGCTCGTGTGAGGCAAAGGCAGATGCTCAAGgacctcctcgaggaggaggaacggCGGAGGGCCGCGGAGAATGAGGACGCCGACATCCAGGAGTTTTTGGAGGACTaa
- the TUF1 gene encoding translation elongation factor Tu (COG:J~EggNog:ENOG503NV4W): MSAAFRSVAPFLRTARHGLGRVNPLQSAIKKQNASGILNIYRTYAVFERSKPHVNIGTIGHVDHGKTTLSAAITKRQAEKGFANFLDYGAIDKAPEERKRGITISTAHIEYSTENRHYSHVDCPGHADYIKNMITGAANMDGAIIVVAASDGQMPQTREHLLLARQVGVQKIVVFVNKVDAIDDPEMLELVEMEMRELLTTYGFEGDETPVIMGSALMALNNQKPEIGQKKIDELLEAVDTWIPTPERDLDKPFLMSVEDVFSISGRGTVVSGRVERGVLKRDEEIELVGKGNEVIKTKVTDIETFKKSCEQSQAGDNSGLLIRGIRREDVRRGMVVCKPNTVKSHTQFLASLYVLTKEEGGRHTGFHEHYRPQLYLRTSDESVDLTFPEGTEPGKMVMPGDNVEMIVSMTHPNAIETGQRFNIREGGKTVATGLVTRILK; encoded by the exons ATGTCGGCCGCCTTCAGATCCGTCGCGCCGTTCCTGCGGACCGCGCgacacggcctcggccgggtcAACCCCCTTCAGTCTGCCATCAAGAAGCAGAACGCCTCGGGCATCCTCAACATCTACCGCACATACGCCGTATTTGAACGATCAAAACCTCATGTCAACATCG GCACAATTGGCCATGTCGATCACGGCAAG ACCACTCTCTCCGCTGCCATCACCAAGCGACAGGCCGAGAAGGGCTTCGCCAACTTCCTCGACTacggcgccatcgacaaggcccccgaggagcgcaagcGTGGTATCACCATTTCGACTGCTCACATCGAGTACTCGACTGAGAACCGCCACTACTCCCACGTCGACTGCCCGGGTCACGCCGATTACATCAAGAACATGATCACCGGTGCCGCCAACATGGACGGCGCCATTATCGTCGTTGCCGCTTCCGACGGTCAGATGCCCCAGACCCGTGAGCActtgctgctggcccgccaGGTCGGCGTCCAAAAGATTGTCGTTTTCGTCAACAAGGTTGACGCCATTGATGACCCGGAAATgcttgagctcgtcgagatGGAGATGCGGGAGCTCCTCACCACCTACGGCTttgagggcgacgagacaCCCGTCATCATGGGCTCTGCCCTCATGGCTCTCAACAACCAGAAGCCCGAGATTGGCCAGAAGAAGAttgacgagctgctcgaggctgTTGACACTTGGATCCCCACCCCCGAGCGTGACCTGGACAAGCCCTTCCTGATGTCTGTCGAGGACGTGTTCTCCATCTCTGGTCGCGGCACCGTTGTCTCGGGCCGCGTTGAGCGTGGTGTGCTCAAGCGTGACGAAGAAATTGAGTTggtcggcaagggcaacgaGGTCATCAAGACCAAGGTTACCGACATCGAGACGTTCAAGAAGTCGTGCGAGCAGTCTCAGGCCGGTGACAACTCTGGCCTTCTCATCCGCGGTATCCGCCGCGAGGACGTCCGCCGCGGCATGGTCGTCTGCAAGCCCAACACCGTCAAGTCCCACACCCAGTTCCTGGCCTCTCTCTACGTCCtcaccaaggaggagggtggcCGCCACACCGGTTTCCACGAGCACTACCGCCCTCAGCTCTACCTCCGCACCTCGGATGAGTCGGTTGACCTGACCTTCCCTGAGGGCACCGAGCCCGGCAAGATGGTCATGCCCGGCGACAATGTCGAGATGATTGTCAGCATGACGCACCCCAACGCCATCGAGACTGGACAGCGCTTCAACAtccgcgagggcggcaagactGTGGCCACTGGCCTGGTCACTCGCATTTTGAAGTAA
- the RPS29 gene encoding 40S ribosomal protein S29 (COG:J~EggNog:ENOG503P6KV), producing MSHESVWNSRPRTYGKGSRSCRVCKHKAGLIRKYDLNLCRQCFREKSKDIGFNKVSTTRTIPVHGPHAPSTSTTSPRDKPTNPTSALDFGLSSSRREQPD from the exons ATGTCTCACGAAAGCGTCTGGAACTCGCGCCCGCGAACCTACGGCAAGGGCTCTCGCAGCTG CCGCGTCTGCAAGCACAAGGCCGGTCTGATCCGAAAGTACGACCTCAACCTGTGCCGTCAGTGCTTCCGCGAGAAGTCCAAGGACATTGGCTTCAACAAGGTGAGCACAACAAGAACCATACCCGTCCATGGACCGCACGCACCGAGCACGTCGACTACATCCCCGCGAGACAAACCGACCAACCCCACGAGTGCATTGGACTTTGGCCTCTCATCTTCAAGACGAGAGCAGCCGGACTGA
- the ERP38 gene encoding Protein disulfide-isomerase (EggNog:ENOG503GGAI~SECRETED:SignalP(1-18~SECRETED:cutsite=AAA-KS~SECRETED:prob=0.4558)~COG:O), which yields MVLIKSFVLAAVAGLAAAKSAVIDLTPSNFDKVVLKSGKPTLVEFFAPWCGHCKKLAPVYEELAAAFEHAKDKVQIAKVDADAEKSLGKRFGIQGFPTLKWFDGKSDKPEEYNEGRDLESLSAFISGKVGVKNKKKLELPSSVEMLNDETFATTIGGDKNVLVAFTAPWCGHCKNLAPTWETLAHDFDNDENVVIAKVDAEAPNSKAVTEKQGVSSYPTIKFFAAGSKDGVAYEGGRSEDALIEYINEKAGTHRVPGGDLDAVAGTVASLDTLVAKVLGGDKIADVAAEVKKEAEKLKKDAQYKYAEYYVRVFDKLNKSEGYAAKELARLDGILSKGGLAPTKRDEIKRKTNVLRKFVEKVAEKAEQAKEEL from the exons ATGGTTCTCATCAAGAGCTTCGTGCTCGCTGCTGTGGCCGGCCTGGCAGCCGCCAAATCCGCCGTCATTGACCTGACGCCCTCCAACTTTGACAAGGTAGTCCTCAAGTCGGGCAAGCCCACTCTTGTCGAGTTCTTCGCCCCGTGGTGTGGCCACTGCAAGAAGCTGGCACCCGTctacgaggagctcgccgccgcctttgagcATGCAAAGGACAAGGTGCAGATCGCCAAGGTCGACGCGGATGCCGAGAAGTCTCTGGGCAAGCGCTTTGGAATCCAAGGCTTCCCGACACTGAAGTGGTTCGACGGCAAGTCGGACAAGCCCGAGGAATACAACGAGGGCCGTGACCTGGAGAGCCTGTCCGCCTTCATCAGCGGCAAGGTCGGCGtgaagaacaagaagaagctcgagcTGCCCAGCAGCGTCGAGATGCTTAATGATGAGACGTTTGCCACGACGATTGGCGGGGACAAGAACGTGCTGGTTGCGTTTACTGCCCCTTGGTGCGGAC ATTGCAAGAACCTCGCCCCTACCTGGGAGACTCTTGCTCACGACTTTGATAACGATGAGAATGTCGTCATTGCCAAGGTTGATGCCGAAGCGCCCAACAGCAAGGCCGTCACCGAGAAGCAGGGCGTCAGCTCGTACCCGACTATTAAGTTCTTCGCGGCCGGCAGCAAGGACGGTGTCGCGTATGAGGGTGGCCGTTCCGAGGATGCCTTGATTGAGTACATCAACGAGAAGGCCGGTACGCACCGTGTCCCTGGCGGCGATCTCGACGCTGTCGCTGGCACGGTCGCCTCTCTCGACACCCTGGTTGCCAAGGtactcggcggcgacaagatcgccgacgtcgccgctgaggtcaagaaggaggccgagaagctcaagaagGACGCCCAGTACAAGTACGCCGAGTACTACGTTCGCGTCTTCGACAAGCTCAACAAGAGCGAGGGCTacgccgccaaggagctcgCCCGCTTGGACGGGATCCTCTCTAAGGGTGGCCTTGCTCCCACTAAGCGTGATGAGATCAAGCGCAAGACCAACGTCCTGCGCAAGTTTGTTGAGAAGGTTGCTGAGAAGGCCGAGCAAGCCAAGGAGGAGCTGTAA